CAGATCATTATTTAAAGAAATATTATGCCAAAACAGTGTGTTTACACATTTGGGATTTCATTTCTTTACATAACGTAAGTCTTAACATAACCCCTGGTGCTTGGTATTCATGGTGGAACGGCAACAAGGTCGAGGGAGACCGTGTATTTCAGACTAGTGAATCCGAAGACGGCAACATGCCCCTGTTTATCCGGGAAAACGCAATTGTGCCTTTATGTCCCGAACCGCCTTCATTTATTCCCGACCGTTCATTAAAAGCCCTGGAAATTATGGTTCCTTTAACAGGCGAAGCTCAAGGGGAGGTCGTTGAATACTTTGACCGGGAGTCACTGCTCGCCTACGATGTTGTTTTTACGCTGCAGGGGAATTATATCAGAGGGAGAATTACTCAAAAGAATAAAGGGCGGGTCCCTTCGGAATACAAACCTCCGGAGACATTGAAAATCCTTGTCAATCACAGTATTCAAAATGTGGAATTCAGCACTGCCGCCAGGGAATTTTCTGTTCAGCCCGATCCCGGCAGAAAATCGTGGACGCTTGTTACCGTTAACGATGCCGTTCTTCCGCTTGAGTTCAAGTTATGGTGACTATCATGAAAATATTACCAGTATCTGAACCAGTAATAGACGAGTTTGACACATTCCGTACGGGCTACCCTCTTGTTTAAGGTTTTGCCGTCTAGCAGGCCGGTTGGGCAGTACAGCAATTTTACGCCGCTGTTTCTGTATACTCTGTCAAAGACCATCTTCGTTCTTCTCATATGATAGGGCGAACTTACCACTATTGCTGATTTATAACCCTTTTGGAGGATAATTTTTTTTGAATAAAGAGCGTTTTGGTAAGTGCTGATTGATTCTTTCTCAAGAATAAGATCCTGCCCCTTGGCGCCTTCCCGGGCCGCCCTTTCTGCCATTTTGTCAACTGAAGATCCCCAGCCTGTGATAATGATCGTATCCGAAAATCCAAGTTCGTACAGGTATGCGGCGTATCCCGCCCTTTCCGGTTCGCTGCCCAGGGCAATGAGCACGTCAACTTTCTCCGGCGGGTCACTGAAGAAAAGAAGTCTTTCCATAAGCAGGCCGGGCGCCATAGAGAGGAATAAAAGAAACGCTATTGTTAAAAGAAAAACGCTGACTAAGACAACACCGCATGCTTTACTTATTTTAAACCGCCTCCCTGCATAAAGAAAAAAATAATTCTTGGCTGCTGGCGCTGTGTTATCAGCAAAGGGGAATACCTATGCGCCATCAGGCGGCCGGTTAGAATCTGCCCAGGATATCCCCCAGATTACTAACTACATAGTCAATCTGTTCTTCCGGCATATTTGTATAAAACGGAAGGGCGAGTGTTGACGCCCCGGCAGCTTCGGCCACCGGAAAATCCCCAGGCTTATAACCGAATGTTTTACGGAAAAAGGGCTGCAGGTGGATAGGCCGAAAGTAACCCCGGCTGCCTATATTTCTGCTGGCCAGTTCTGCTATTACTAACTCACGGTCGATTTTAGGGTCCAGTCTAACTACATAGACAAACCAGCTCATTTGTACCGCCGGGTTAACCCCGGGTACTGAAACACCGGCCAGGCTGTCCAGTTTTTCTGTGTATTTTCCGGCCACCCATTCCCTTTTGGCAAGTATTTCCGGCAGTCTGTCAAGCTGGACCCTTCCTAAGGCGGCGCTCATTTCGTCCATCCGGTAGTTGAAGCCCAGGCGGTTGTGCTCATACCAGGCGGCTCCCTCGTCTCGACCCTGGTTGCGCATGCTGCGTAAAAGGCCTGCCAGGTCGTCCCGGTTGGTAACGACCATGCCTCCCTCTCCGGTAGTGATCTGCTTGTTGGGATAAAAAGCGAATACGGCCGCATCACTCCGGGTTCCGGTCAGCCGGCTGTTGTATCTGGCGCCTATGGCCTCACAGGAGTCCTCCAGAACTGACAGGCCATGCCTGGAAGCAATTGATCTGATCAGGCTCATGTCAACCGGCTGACCGAAAATGTGCACTGGAAGGAGGCATTTAGTGTTTTTGTTAATCTTATTTTCAATTAAAGAGCAATCTATATTTAAAGTTTCCGGGTCGATATCCGCAAAAACGGGACGAGCTCCTTCAAAAAGCAGGCAGTTGGCCGAGGAAACAAAGCTGAAAGGTGTTGTGATTGCCTCATCACCTTTTCCTATGCCAAGGCTGCGGACGGCCAGGTGGAGGCCTGAAGTGCCGCTGTTTACCGCAACAGCATGCTTTACGCCGATATATCCGGCAAATTTACTTTCAAAGTCCTCCACAGCTGGCCCCATACTCAGCCAACGGCTTTTAAGTACGGCTGTCACCGCCTCTATTTCCCGCTCGCTCAGATCAGGCAGAGATAAGGGTACCTGCATTGTTGTAAGCTCCTTTTATATCGATCCGAATAATCTGCTTTCCTGCTCCTTTAAGGTTTTCTGGTCCACTATCCAGTAGCTGAGGCCGTCTATATATTCCGCGTGCCCCGGCGCGGTTTCAACATTCACGTCCTCAAACCTGAGGCGTCCGGCAAACACCGCCAGCTGCGCCGTGTCTGAGAAAGTGAATGAGGTATCTGTGTTTTTTCTAATTTCATAATAGAATCTGGCAAGGTCCAGCGCCGAGGCGTGCTTCTTAAGATTTTCCAGCAGGGCATTAAAAAAATAATGCTGCCTTTTAATCCTGTCTATATCCGCCATCGGTTCGCTCCGGTTGTTGATATATACATATGCCTGCCGCCCGTTCATCATTTGTTTCCCGGGTTTAAAATCGAAGTATTTTGTTTTCAGTTCCTTTGGCACGTTGACTTCGATACCTCCCAGCATGTCGACAAGGCGGGCAAAAACGACATAATCCAGGCTGATGTAGCGGTCAATCTTTATGCCGGTAAACTGTTCGACGGTGTCAATTGTGAGAGGCATTGATCCGTAAGCGTGGGCATGGGTAATTTTCCCGAGGCCGTAAACTTTTATATATACTCTGGTATCCCTGGGGATCGAGAGGCAGTTTACGCTCTGCCCGACGGGATCAACCCGCACCAGCATAATTACATCGGAATGCCAGGGGGCGGGACGGGGCGGGCCATTAATCGAAGTAGCTTTATCAAGTCCGACAATTAAAATATTCAAAGGTTTTCCCTGGGGAGCTTTTTTAGGGGATTGCGCTTTTGGCGCAGCAATCGGCGGGGTGAGGTAAAACCTGGCCAGTACAACCGGGTTAAGGAGCCAGGCAAGGACAACAACGGCAGCTATCACTGTCAGTAATAAAAATAAAGCTTTTTTCGACATTCAGCCACCTCCCGGACGGTTCATCTTATTCAGCCGGCTGTTTATCGGTGATTAAAAAAGCGCCCTATAAAAGGGCGCTTATACCGGTGCACTGGTCAACTTGTCGCCGGGACAAGAGTTATTTAAATGAAATCGTTTAGAACGTCAAATTTCATAAAAGTGCGGATTGTTCCGCAGCCAGTCCCATGTTGCAGATAAGCCTTCCTCAAGGCCGACCGGCTGACCGAGATTTAAGACCTGCCTGGAAAGGCTGTTGTCAATGATCAGCTGCCTGTCGTCGGCTTCCCCTTTTTTAAAAGTTACCACAGCCTTGCCGCCGGTTATTTTTTTAACATGCATTGCCAGATCATAGACAGAAACTGCCCTGCCGTTTGAAATATTAAAGATCTGGCCGGCGGCGGCCGGCTCGGCTATGGCGGCGCAGACCGCTTTCAGATAATCGTCTATATAAGTGTACGTCCTTGACTGTCTGCCGGAACCGAATATTTTTAAGGGACGGCTGTTCAGGGCGTCCAACAGGAACTGTACTGGCAGGTTGATTCTTGTGTTTTTTGGCCCGTATATATCCGCCACCCTGAGGACCACTGCCTTTAAGCCGTGGCTTTTGGCCAGAGCCGCGCAAAAATGTTCCCCGGAAAGCTTTACAGCCCCG
This DNA window, taken from Desulfotomaculum sp., encodes the following:
- a CDS encoding polysaccharide biosynthesis protein; protein product: MQVPLSLPDLSEREIEAVTAVLKSRWLSMGPAVEDFESKFAGYIGVKHAVAVNSGTSGLHLAVRSLGIGKGDEAITTPFSFVSSANCLLFEGARPVFADIDPETLNIDCSLIENKINKNTKCLLPVHIFGQPVDMSLIRSIASRHGLSVLEDSCEAIGARYNSRLTGTRSDAAVFAFYPNKQITTGEGGMVVTNRDDLAGLLRSMRNQGRDEGAAWYEHNRLGFNYRMDEMSAALGRVQLDRLPEILAKREWVAGKYTEKLDSLAGVSVPGVNPAVQMSWFVYVVRLDPKIDRELVIAELASRNIGSRGYFRPIHLQPFFRKTFGYKPGDFPVAEAAGASTLALPFYTNMPEEQIDYVVSNLGDILGRF
- a CDS encoding nucleoside-diphosphate sugar epimerase produces the protein MNIQGRTILVTGGGGFLGSHLCETLLERGARVKIIDNFTSGRASNLAGMLSRLELINGSIIDEHKMEEASSGVDAVVHAAFPMPLRQRSLETGAVTDAMAGLFNLLKEAVKNRSLFIYISSIAVYGKQKYTPMDEKHPLEPVLLYGAVKLSGEHFCAALAKSHGLKAVVLRVADIYGPKNTRINLPVQFLLDALNSRPLKIFGSGRQSRTYTYIDDYLKAVCAAIAEPAAAGQIFNISNGRAVSVYDLAMHVKKITGGKAVVTFKKGEADDRQLIIDNSLSRQVLNLGQPVGLEEGLSATWDWLRNNPHFYEI